GTTGGCAAATTTATCGCATTTTGTCACGATAGCTTGCATGATAGAGCCAAATACAACGCTTATCTTCTCGCTATCTCCCTCTAGCTCGTCGCTAATATTTGCGTCAAGATAGGTTAAGAAATTTAGCTTTTTCTCTTGCGTAAAAGGTATCTGTGCTTCAAGTATGTTTGAAAATAAAATTTGTGGGTTAAATGGCTTTAAATTTAGTCCAACTTCGCCATTTTTGCTATCAAGCAAGCCTTTTATATTGCTATAATTTAGCGCGATTATTTGGCTATTTTTTTCTAAATTTTCAAAAAGAAGCTCATTTTTTACCACGTTTTCATCTTTTTTTAGGGTAGCGACCGAGCTAAAGATCTGCTCTTTTGCTTGATAAAATTTCTTACTTAGCCTAACAAGCAGTCTATCTTTTATCGCAGCAAAGCTTCTTTCTTGCTCATACTTTTGAAGCAGCTCTTTATATAGGGTTATGAAGCTTTCTATTAAATTTTGTGGATTTCTATCACCTCTTTTTAAAATCTCATCTCTTATAAGCTTCATTTTTTGATTTAAATTCTCCAGATCTTTTAGCCAGATGTATGTTTTATAGCCAGCGTAAAAGAGCCAAAGCGATAGAAAAAACATCAAAAATATTAGACTAAGCACCTTTATCCTAAAATTGTCATTTTGCCTCTTTAGCCCGTCGCTTAAGAGATTTGCTATCTTGCCAAAAAGATCAGCTCTTTTGTTTTCAAAATTATTTATCTGCAAGATCTCATCACGTGTTAGCTCATTGTTTAGTTTTAGCTTAAAGCGGATCTCGTCATAGCCCTGAGAGATCTCTATATTGTCAAGCCTTTCTATATCTCTTATTATGCTATCTTTTATATCGCCACTTGGGAGTAAATTTGCATTTATATCGTTGTATTTAAGGCCATTTAGAGTTTGTTTTAACGAACCTTCAGTAATTTTTTCTTTACCCATAAGCACAGCTAAGATGTGCTCTTTTGCGGTATTTACATTTTGAAGTAGCTCATAGGTTCTGATTAAAGAGAGTATATAGCGCTTGATATCAATATCTAAAGCAACATCTTTAAACACTACTTGCCCACTTGTTACCGCAGAATTTGCCAGTTCAACGAAGCTATAAAACGAGAGGTTAAAGCTCTCCCAGCTTGCATTTGCGTTTTTTAAAACTTCATTTAGCCTATCTCTCATCCTTGTATCATCTGAAGTGTTGGAGAGACTATTTAAAAATATTTTTACAGCTAGATTTTTAGCAGCATTTGCTTTTCTTAGTGTTATTTCGTCTTGTGGTGACCTAGTCTGACTATATTTTTCGTAGGCTTTTCTCTCTGAGATAATAGAAGCTGCAGCGCTTCTTACTAAACTTTCTCTTTTTACCTCGCTATTTATGCCATAAGAGATCCTAAAATTATCAAAGTAGAGCACGCCATTGTAAAAGCAAGCGAAAGCCGCCAAAAATATCGGCAAAAGAACCAAAAATTTACTGACCCTCATTACCAAGCCTTTTTGAAAATTTATTGCAAAGCGTGCTTATTTCGCCTAGTCTTTCATTGATATGAGCGATCTTTTTCATTTTGTTTGGTCTGGTAAGTAGCGCATCGAAATTTGCCACAAGCGGAGTGATCTTTAAATTTAGAGCTGGCTCTTTTAAGATCTTTATGCTCTCTTCTAAAAATTTAGTATCTCTTGCTTGCACCGCACTTTGGATAAAGATCATCTTGTCTTTTGCCTTGCTTAAAAATATACTAAGATAGGTCGCAAACTCGCTTTTGCTTAAATTTAAAAAGCTAGCCGTCTCGCTAAACCAGCTCTCGTTTAAAACCTCTTCTTCTTTGTCTAAAAGCTCTTTTTCATCGACCCTTAAATTTGGCAAGCGAAGTTTGGTCTTTGCTTTTATCGCAGCTTGCTGGTTTTGGCTGTAAATTTCTGTTTGATCGAGGATTAAAAGCTCAAAATACTCTTCATTTTTTACTGAGCTGATCTTTGAAAATTTAAGCGTCGCATTTAAAATTTTGCCGTTTTTGGTCTTTAAATTTACTCTTAAATTTGGTCTTTTAGCTAGATAATCTATAAAAACTCCAGACTCTTTGTAGTCTAAAACTAGCTCGTCAATGTCTTTATGCTCGCTTAAAAACTCCCTTATATCTTTAAATTCAAGCAGGCCAAGAGAGATATCTCCCATCGCTAAAATTTGACCGTTTTTGTCGTATATTATCACTTCAAATTTCCTTCTTTGAGCGTTAAAAGCTTTGCTGCTACGCTTTTGTTTGTTATTTTTGCCACTTCGTCTAAATTTGCTTCGCTGATTTTATCAAAACTTCCGTAAAAGCTGATTAATTTCGCGATACTGCCCTCAGAAACGCCAGCTTGTCTTAGCACTGATCTTTGCATATCGTTTTTCTGCCTTGTTTTTCTGTGAAAACTGATGACAAATCTATGGCTCTCATCGCGCATTTTTTGGAAAAACTGCAGCTTTTTATCGCTCGTGCTTAGGCTAAAGCTGCCATTTTTTGTATAAATTTTATCTTTCGCCTCGCCTTTTGCGCGGTGAGCTTTGGCGTCTATTTTTTCTTTTGAGATAGCGATCACATCGACGTTTGCCCCGCTACTTGCTAAAATCTCGCAGGCTAAATTTAAAAGCGCTTCGCCACCATCAATGACCCAAAGATCAGGCGGACTAAGCTTGTCAAACCTAAGTGCTCTAGCAGTGAGGCTCTCTCTCATCTGATCGTAGTCGTTTTTGGAATTTAGGTGCATGTGGCGGTAGTTTTGCTTCGTCCACTCGCCATGCTCATAGCGCACCATCGCCCCAACACTTGCCTCGCCAAAAAGGTGCGAGTTGTCGTAGGCTTCGACCACGTAAGGCGTGTGAGCTAGATTAAAATACTCTTTTATCTCATTTAGTAGCTCGTTGTCGTGCGTTTTTAGGTATTTTTCGATGCTAACTTCAGCGTTTTTGGTGGCGATCTCACAAATTTTACGCTTGTCGCCTATTTTTGGGCAAGTGATGCTAAATTTACGCCCAAACCTCTCGTTTAAAATTTCTTCAACAAGCTCGCTATCTTCAAAGCTTTCATTGACGTAAATTTTGGTGCTAATTATTGGCTGACCAGCGATAAAGCTTTTTAAAATGGCCTGCTTATAAGCCTCGTTTATCTCGTC
This genomic stretch from Campylobacter concisus harbors:
- a CDS encoding histidine kinase, which gives rise to MRVSKFLVLLPIFLAAFACFYNGVLYFDNFRISYGINSEVKRESLVRSAAASIISERKAYEKYSQTRSPQDEITLRKANAAKNLAVKIFLNSLSNTSDDTRMRDRLNEVLKNANASWESFNLSFYSFVELANSAVTSGQVVFKDVALDIDIKRYILSLIRTYELLQNVNTAKEHILAVLMGKEKITEGSLKQTLNGLKYNDINANLLPSGDIKDSIIRDIERLDNIEISQGYDEIRFKLKLNNELTRDEILQINNFENKRADLFGKIANLLSDGLKRQNDNFRIKVLSLIFLMFFLSLWLFYAGYKTYIWLKDLENLNQKMKLIRDEILKRGDRNPQNLIESFITLYKELLQKYEQERSFAAIKDRLLVRLSKKFYQAKEQIFSSVATLKKDENVVKNELLFENLEKNSQIIALNYSNIKGLLDSKNGEVGLNLKPFNPQILFSNILEAQIPFTQEKKLNFLTYLDANISDELEGDSEKISVVFGSIMQAIVTKCDKFANLIVEIKNVSDALSQSGLLLIETKIRTNQIFINEEQIKALSAEDESEINDEESEFYLRLASFYLKLFNSSLDISTLGGAGNEFKFILSLKKVQKLQNFSLNHELRIAYLPDINAKYNEFFAATLEDMGLRFQNIISNNQALAKNYDIVFARQSASKNINIKNVVLLKDPLTPLSVARLVYMEKNRGESLAEEKVLFLLCDKNPLSLEMFSRAFSFLDCEVIGVSSHKELKQALLLNRFNAVFIDASFFENGVANFVKEIRSLQEEKINLVAVVSNTSNIPERELLPAFDEKIRKPFSKDDLNQILPKFIKNYKPSKENRYFSKNENIVIYKSTKLENKIFAGALGEFQNTLEIANSFSELLIKIKTKPCSLALVDETAEGFDIKELIATISELRSGLKLDARVILFSNNLELKNQKEYIKILSPSVSKIELTNFVKSELSEINSTQNELKNNFKFIKFKV
- the uvrC gene encoding excinuclease ABC subunit UvrC; amino-acid sequence: MLIDEIRTLPNEPGVYQYFDTQNRLLYVGKAKILKNRVKSYFKFTPSLAPAEKLSPRILKMISEAVHLEYIVTPSEADALILENSFIKQLKPKYNILLRDDKTYPYIFINLNDEFPRFEITRKVVKGSNIRYFGPYFSGAGELLEALYLNFNLVQKKSCIKGKKACLFYQLKRCYAPCEGKISKESYAKIVADATAALQNPNLLIARLEELMLNYAKAEDYEQAAATRDKMQTLKNMQTKVEVDLAKLEDFEAYSVACVHDMICAVRFSVQSGKITGVKTDITQAKNAQKDEINEAYKQAILKSFIAGQPIISTKIYVNESFEDSELVEEILNERFGRKFSITCPKIGDKRKICEIATKNAEVSIEKYLKTHDNELLNEIKEYFNLAHTPYVVEAYDNSHLFGEASVGAMVRYEHGEWTKQNYRHMHLNSKNDYDQMRESLTARALRFDKLSPPDLWVIDGGEALLNLACEILASSGANVDVIAISKEKIDAKAHRAKGEAKDKIYTKNGSFSLSTSDKKLQFFQKMRDESHRFVISFHRKTRQKNDMQRSVLRQAGVSEGSIAKLISFYGSFDKISEANLDEVAKITNKSVAAKLLTLKEGNLK